The Pongo pygmaeus isolate AG05252 chromosome 7, NHGRI_mPonPyg2-v2.0_pri, whole genome shotgun sequence DNA segment TTTGTTGGGGGCACTGCCCTGTGTGTGGTAGGAAGCTCAGCAGCATCCCTGCCTCTCCCCACTTACCCACTGCTCTCCCTCACTGGCGACATCCAAAAATGTGTCCTGACATTACCAAATATGTGCTGGGACCCCACGTCACCTCTGGTTGAGAAGCAGTGCTCTAGTTTTAGAGGTAACTATGATGAGCATCCTTGAAGAAAAAGCCATGACTATCAAACAAGAAGAATAGAACAGACTGGAAACGTTCACTTAACTCTGTTCAGCTTCTGATTAGATTCAGGCAAGTTGACTTTAAGATCCCTTCTAACTTTGTGACTGTAGGATTTAATAGAATCACCTATGATTAATAGGAGGACTTTCTGCTGGCTTCATCTgctaaaaaatactgaaattttatCTAATGCAGTGTCTTGGTCCTGTTTTTAGCTTCCCAAATGATTCAGCAGTCTCATGATAATCCAAGTAACTCTCTGTGTGAAGCACCTTTGAACATTTCACATGATACTTTGTGTTcaggtaaaatttttattttcctttctgtgaTATATTTAAGTTTTGAGAATAATATGATTTTCTGATTTAGAATTTCATGTAGCAACTTCTGATGAGTAAAATAATTAGTTAGAACTTCTAAGTTTCCCCCTGAAATTaggtattataataaaattaaggcatgAGTTAAACTTCCTTTTTGGTTCCTATAGGTTGTTTTCCCTAGGCATTTGCTTTCTTGCTATAGAATCcattgcttatttaaaaaaattattgtgatcGTATGTGAACTAATCTGTATGCAGTTTAAACTACGTAGAACTGAGGTCAGAGCTAAGGAAATGTTGTTTCACGCAATGTATAATTAACGCAAGGAACCTGTTATTGAACGGGGTCAGTGAAGTATGTAAAGATCGTCAATCAATTGAGGAGATAAATAGAGGATGTCTAATTACAAGCAGAAAGAACATTGGTAAGAATTAATGCAATTAGTTACAtgttacacacacatattttttaatgtgggAGCCCTTGTTTCACTTAGGATGATAATTTTTCATGGTCATATCTTCTTTGTATCAAATTTCTTACACTTTTCTCATCTAGCCCCCAGTAGGGCCCAAATAAGTAGCAGTGATCCCTGAAAGTACTATGTTCGAAAGTGCTTGAGATGTTATGGAATATTTATTATGAAAGCCACAGCAATGACAAAGCGCAAGACAGCATCAAGATACTAGAAGTTTCAACCAAAGCCTCCTTTCAGCGCAGGGTTAATCCTTGTACTCTCACCTCTATGTGCTGGAATTATTTACCCATTTCTCTTAAACAgtctccatctttttattttatacttgttACATTTATTTCCTAGAAGTTGGAAACAagtgataataatagctaacattgatttcatttttgttgttgtaggcACTCCTCTAAGTGTCTTATTCACtgttatctcatttattctcCCATTAGCCTTAAGAGGTAGGTTCCATCACCATCCCATTTTGCCAGTGAAAAACCAGGACACAGAGGTCAAACAGCTTGTACAAGGTCATGTGGTTTGTGAATGGCAAACCCAAGCTTCTAACTTAGGCAGTCTGACATCACAGTTTACACTCTTAGTGACATGTCACATTGCTTATCGGGTTTTTGAAAAGTgtgataaaacataaaacaattttaGATGCTGAATAAGATACATTCAGCATCTAAAATTAAAAGTGACCTTATTTCCAACTACTGCCTTGAAGACACACATGGTGCCTCCTGCCTACTGGGCTTCCCTCCCCTCCTGGGGCACAGTTGGAAGGGAAGCTTTGGTGATTACCtatgttcttcctttttaaagcagAACTTTAGTGATTTCAGTCAGAGAGTTATAACACTTATGTTACCTCCAGATTGAGTGATTTCTACAAAACACAGGCCCTCCACCAGCAAGTGCTGAGCCCCTATTGGGGGAGCCAGCGCAGGACTAGAGACTTCTTCATATTCATTCCAAAATGAACAGACCTCTAGTAGCTTATAGCATAGTGATGGGCAGACACCCACGTAACCACGGGGCAGTATGATGCATGATGGTGTGTAGCAGAGGGGGCAAGCAGAGCGAGGAGACCTGGCAAGGGCAGTGGGAGGGTCCCAGGGATGTTGACAACCCAGgtgggttttgaaggatgaattGTATTTACCCATAATAAAGTGTGGAGGAAAGGGCAAGGCCCGGAGGGTACAGAGGAGTATAGAATTTTCAGGAGGTAGCAGCAGCTTAGCATTACTCTCAGGAAATGAGTAATCTATATAAGAGTTGAAACATTAAGGCCTACCAAATGGCTCACTTTTGAATATAAGTGTGATACAAGGACTTCACTGGAAGACAGGGAAGGTAAAGGTGAGCTATGTTCATTGAGGGAATGTTTCATGCAAGACTAGAACTTTCCCTAGACCTTACAATAGTAGTTCTTAGGTTTTAGAATTATTGATCTCCTGGAAAATTTAGTGACAAACTATGGATGCTCTTTCTGGAAAATGTGCACGTGCATATGGAAATTTGCCTAAAATTTTTAGAAGTTTGTTACCTCTCTTCTCTATCCCCACCACTATCCCATACACCCATCAAAGCCCAGGTTCTCTAGTTAAAAATACTGGCCTAAAATGTCCCCTTAAATGGAAATGAGAAGAACTCACATGTGGTTAATAGTCTTCTTAACTAATAGCTgtactttaaaagtatttttttattggTCAACTGAAAGTTGAATTTAGAATAATTTaaaccacttttaaaaattagctctcCGTTAATGTTTTCCAGGTGAATCCTTTGCTGGTGGCTTACACTCCTCTTTTGATGATCTTTGTGGAAACTCAGGATGTGGAAATCAGGAAAGGAAGTTGGGAGGATCCATTAATGACATTAAAAGTGATATGTGTATTTCTTCACTTGTATTGAAAGCAAATAATACTCATTCATCACCATCTTTCACTCACCTCGATAAATCAAGTCCTCAGAAATTTCTGAGTAATCtttcaaaggaagaaataaacttgCAAAGAAATATTGCAGGTAAAATAGTCACCCCTGACCAAAAGCAGGCTGCAGGTATGTCTCAGGAGACGTTTGAAGAGAAGTATCGTTTGTCTCCTACGTTATCTTCAACAAAAGGCCACCTTTTGATACATTCAAGACCCAGGAGTTCCTcagtaaagagaaaaagagtatCACATGGCTCCCATTCACCTCCGAAGGAAAAATGCAAGAGAAAGAGGAGCATCAGGAGATCTATCATGCCGAGGCTGCAGCTGTGCAGGTCAGAAGGCAGCCTGCAGCACGTGGCAGGACCTGCGCTCCAGGCTCTTAGCTGTGGGGAGTCTTCATATGATGACTATTTTTCACCTGATAATCTTAAGGAAAGGAATTCAGAGAATCTTCCTCCCGAATCTCAGCTGCCATCAAGCCCTGCTCAGTTCAGCTGCAGAAGTCTTTCTAAGAAGGAGAGAACAAGCATATTTGAAATGTCTGATTTTTCCTGCGTTGGTAAAAAAACCAGAACAGTTGACATTATCAGTTTCACAGCAAAAACCATCTCCAGTCCTCAGAAAACTGGAAATGGTGAAGGCCTTGCAACTTTGAGTTGCGTGACTTCTGAGGAATCCTCTGCCCCTGAAGAAGCCCTAAGGTGTTGTAGACAGGCTGGGAAAGAAGACGCATGCCCAGAGGGAAATGGCTTTTCTTACACCATTGAGGACCCCGTTCTTCCAAAAGGACATGATGGTGATTTAACTCCTTTGGAAGGAAACCTTGAAGAAGTGAAAGAAGCGGTTGGTCTGAAAAGCACACAGAACAAAGGTACCACTTCCAAAATATCAAACTCCTCTGAAGGCGAAGCCCAGAGTGAACATGAGCCATGTTTTATAGGTGACTGTAACATGGAGACGTctacagaagaaaaggaaaacttaCCCGGAGGATACAGTGGAAGTATGTGAATCTCCTTTTCCAAGTCACCTTTGCTAAATAAACATGTAACAGTGCatccatattttaaatttatcacaactttttcataaattatttccccATTTACCCCTCTTTTTACTTAAAGAATGTGCATTTGATCATTCCAATGATAAACTCTTTAGGAATAGATGACTTGCTGTCTTGTGGAACTTCTAGACTTATTGGTCAAGTCTGTTATGAATCTATTTCTCCAAGACTTTTCCTTCTTATAGGTCAAAAGGATAAGTAGTCCATATTATGAATAACTGAGGGGAGTGAAGTCTTTTTCCTTATTCCATTGGAGTCTTGCGCTGCAGTGTGTGTAAAGATGCATACAATAGAGAGTTTTTTAAAACCTAGGTTCTTAATAGTGAGgctatttaaagaaagaaattaaggtagCTTAAGCCATCGATTGTATCAAAGAGAAAGTGtgaaaaaatagttttagaaATCTGTTATCAGTATTGATTTTTGAAGAAACTTTGGTCAGTGTTAACTATGaagaaacatttaaacattttgctCATTTGTAACAGGCCTTGTTTGACTTGTACTTATTTTGCTTGAAGCATCACTTGAAAAGATTTATTCCTATTCATAATTTAATTGTAACTATAATAATAAACGATATCGTTGTAGCAAAAGtcacaacaataaaaaattttgcACTTCACAGTTATAAGTACAAATAGGTTCCAGCAAACAAAATTGAAGAAATCTTGAATTTTGACTGTCTTTACCTAAAGATTAGGTTAAAATTTGAGTAAGAACACATTCACTCTGCATGATTTCTCTGCTCTACAAATGTTTTAACTGCCTCTTTGAAGGTGGAGAAGTCATGGTAGGGTTTGAAATCATCACAGACGTGTTACATACCTTTTCCTTGAGTATACACTCCCCAAAATTGTttcacaaaaagaatgaaaataattttgtatatttttggccTGCTGTTTATATCTTGGCTTTCTGAACATATATTAAATTTGACAAGAAACTGTATTTTATGTTCCATTAGCCTTAGTatgtgttttcaaaatatttattttaaaatgttgactcAAAAGTTAATATAAAACAATAGATGTGTAAAATTCTTTGGCAGTTAAGAATATCCTGTTCTAAGGTTAACATTCTCCATCTTTCCAGTTTTCACCTTGTGTATTTTTTAAGCTTTTGAATAATAATGACATGCAAATGTAAATTAAGTGGGAAAAAGCTGGTAGCAAACAGTGGGGTATGGCCTAAAATCTGCGTGTTGTCGGGAGTGTGCTAGTCCTCGGAAGCAGGTGTGTTGTGTTCTAGAACACTGCCCCCTGCGTCGACAGCCTCCGGGGGTGGGGGTAAGTAGAAGGGGATGAGGGGCCAGCACTAGTTGACCCATGGCACCCTGGTGGAGATGGAGAGGTTTTTTCGCTCAGTGGTGCAGGCCATCAGGCAGGGGTGTCCAGGCAGGGCCCGGGTGCAACAAAACATTCTGTGTGCCCTAGTGTAAGAGGATCTTCTAGAGTCATCTGCCTTACTTCATGCCATTACAGAGAGATGGGAAGTCATTGGGTTCTAGGACATAAAAAGACCTACATGTTGGCTAGCCTAAATCTAACCCTTTTCTTTTATAGTAATAAAGATTCATCAATGTTTTAAACTGTCCACTGTCAGCCCCCTGGGACTCAGGTAAACCAACTCTCTTTGGGAATCTATCTTAGAAGATGAAACCATAAAGCCTTCAGTTTCAGTGTCAGGGATGCACACTCTATATCTGGTGAAATTGTGGAGGAATGaaaacttctgtacagcaaaCTGCACCTCCAAATCTTTAATGTCGAAATAAAGggcttttttccatttctgttttcagttcacTTTTACTCGTTGCTGTTGTCAATATCTAAGATACAGAgtaaaaaagatttcaaaaacaaGTTACAAAGAGCTTCAATACATTAATAGAATGGGAACTGAGcgagaaacaatttttttttgtttgttttgttttgttttgttttttttggagacgtagtctcactctgacgcccaggttggagggcagtggcacaatctcagctcactgcaacgtccacctcccaagttcaagcagttctctgcctcagcctcccgagtagctgggattacaggcacccgtcaccatgcccagctaattttgttgtatttttagtagagatggggtttcacatcttggccaggcaggtcttgaactcccgacctcatgatctacccgcctcggcctcccaaagtgttgggataacagacgtgagccaccgcacccggccaacaattttgttttctaaaatctttaaaatcattaatttttttcttttttttattctcttaattttaTAAACAGTACACAGATACATTCCCATTGTAACAAAGATTGCTAAGAAGACTAGAATTTCCATCTCCTCACTTGCCTCTTTTCATTAGTTCACTTCCTAACTAATGAAAGACATGCACCCGTTGTGTCTCAGGTGCTCTTCAAGTTTGTGGGGACATAGAGAATGAAGCAGTGTGCACCCTTATAGAGGAAGGCAAATAGTAAATAAGTGTATAACAATGTCAGCTAGGAAGCagttaatgattaaaaaaaaacaatagtgCATTGGATAGATAAGGTGACCAATGAAGGCTTCCCTGAGAAGGTGACATCCGATCACAggcctggggagggagagggagcggGAGCCTGTCACTCTGTCAAAATCCATGTTTCAGCTGGAGGTAACAGCAGGAACAAATGTCCTGATGGAGAAAAATGCTTGCAGGAACAGCAGGGAGGCCAGTACAGCAAGGACTTCCTGAGCCAGAGGAAGGAGGTTGGAGAGGGGTAAGAGCCAGAGCTTTGGGACCTTCAGTCTCTGACAAGGCGGGCAGCTGTTTTGTTTAGAAGTGTGATGAGAAGCCATTGGGGCTTTTGAACAGGGGAGCAACCAAATCTGATTTAAGTTTTAAATGTAACCGTGGACACTGAAGAACAGACTGTGGGCTGGAGTGTTTGTCTGCACGAAGCAGTCACTGCCAGCAGTTTAATATTTCCTTCCACacatttcttgtgtgtgtgtgtgtgtgtctgcaagCATACAActgcaaatagatattttaaGAGAATTTTTTGCATACATAGAATTATATTGccttaaaaattgctttttacaAAGCAGTAtgtcatatatttacatattggtACCAgtaaatcttcattttttaataagaGTCTATAGGTAGGGTCAGCACAATTTTTCTGTAACAGATCAGATAGTAAGTTTATTACACTTTGTGGGCAAAGAGACCAAATTGAGGTATGTAGGTACGCATGTAGATGATTACATaatgagaaaaagacattttccacAAAATTTTTATTGACGACACTGgaatacaatttttttgtaatacaggtctattaatgagaaaataaaataatttgtgagGGGAGGAATaataacatttcatttaattgGAGTTCAGACTGAGTGCTCCCATCACCAACATGGATTGCAAATGTTTATTAAGGCTGATTTGTAATAAGATAGATTTTACGTATTTCACTTTTGAAAATGCCTTTTCACACAGACAGATACTGCTGATTTGATGTCAGTCCATAATTAGATAATTTGCATTGAGCATCTTCATTGCTTAGAAGACACTGATGGAATTCTCTTAGATTCTTCTCTCGATGCCTGCTTCTTAGCATGTCCTTATATTGCAGATTCATCACTTGCAATTGAAAAATAGGTTGAAGCTCCTCAATTGTGCAGTTAAATGGGTTT contains these protein-coding regions:
- the MCPH1 gene encoding microcephalin isoform X3, with product MQPKDFNFKTPENDKRFQKKFEKMAKELQRQKTSLDGDVPILLFESNGSLIYSPTIEINSSHHSAMEKRLQEMKEKRENLSPTSSQMIQQSHDNPSNSLCEAPLNISHDTLCSGESFAGGLHSSFDDLCGNSGCGNQERKLGGSINDIKSDMCISSLVLKANNTHSSPSFTHLDKSSPQKFLSNLSKEEINLQRNIAGKIVTPDQKQAAGMSQETFEEKYRLSPTLSSTKGHLLIHSRPRSSSVKRKRVSHGSHSPPKEKCKRKRSIRRSIMPRLQLCRSEGSLQHVAGPALQALSCGESSYDDYFSPDNLKERNSENLPPESQLPSSPAQFSCRSLSKKERTSIFEMSDFSCVGKKTRTVDIISFTAKTISSPQKTGNGEGLATLSCVTSEESSAPEEALRCCRQAGKEDACPEGNGFSYTIEDPVLPKGHDGDLTPLEGNLEEVKEAVGLKSTQNKGTTSKISNSSEGEAQSEHEPCFIGDCNMETSTEEKENLPGGYSGSVKNRPTRHDVLDDSCDGFKDLIKPHEELKKSERGKKPTRTLVMTSMPSEKQNVIIQVVDKLKGFSIAPDVCETTTHVLSGKPLRTLNVLLGIARGCWVLSYDWVLWSLELGHWISEEPFELSNHFPAAPLCRSECHLSAGPYRGTLFADQPVMFVSPASSPPVAKLCELVHLCGGRVSQVPRQASIVIGPYSGKKKATVKYLSEKWVLVEIECSALARIEARGRGCFRQLPGSPVLTLQLHLQRYPGPDSITQHKVCASENYLLSQ
- the MCPH1 gene encoding microcephalin isoform X4, coding for MQPKDFNFKTPENDKRFQKKFEKMAKELQRQKTSLDGDVPILLFESNGSLIYSPTIEINSSHHSAMEKRLQEMKEKRENLSPTSSQMIQQSHDNPSNSLCEAPLNISHDTLCSGESFAGGLHSSFDDLCGNSGCGNQERKLGGSINDIKSDMCISSLVLKANNTHSSPSFTHLDKSSPQKFLSNLSKEEINLQRNIAGKIVTPDQKQAAGMSQETFEEKYRLSPTLSSTKGHLLIHSRPRSSSVKRKRVSHGSHSPPKEKCKRKRSIRRSIMPRLQLCRSEGSLQHVAGPALQALSCGESSYDDYFSPDNLKERNSENLPPESQLPSSPAQFSCRSLSKKERTSIFEMSDFSCVGKKTRTVDIISFTAKTISSPQKTGNGEGLATLSCVTSEESSAPEEALRCCRQAGKEDACPEGNGFSYTIEDPVLPKGHDGDLTPLEGNLEEVKEAVGLKSTQNKGTTSKISNSSEGEAQSEHEPCFIGDCNMETSTEEKENLPGGYSGSVKNRPTRHDVLDDSCDGFKDLIKPHEELKKSERGKKPTRTLVMTSMPSEKQNVIIQVVDKLKGFSIAPDVCETTTHVLSGKPLRTLNVLLGIARGCWVLSYDWVLWSLELGHWISEEPFELSNHFPAAPLCRSECHLSAGPYRGTLFADQPVMFVSPASSPPVAKLCELVHLCGGRVSQVPRQASIVIGPYSGKKKATVKYLSEKWVLDSITQHKVCASENYLLSQ